DNA sequence from the Planctomicrobium piriforme genome:
GTCGTCGACCTCGGCGGGGTCTTGCTGAGCCATCAGCTGAATGAAGCGCTGATACGCCTCATGGCGGTTCCGCTTCCCTTTCGCCAAGGGAATCTGGCGGGAACCGACCTGGACGTACCAGGTGTCATTGAATTTGCGATACCAGGGTTTGACCTGAGCCATGGGAACCTCTCAATCCTGTGAATGAAATCATCAGGAAGTGGACTGAGAGGTCCGCTAGAGGCCTCGGACGGTTGCACCCGTTCGGGGCCTTTTCATTGCCTGAGTCTGACAAAGTTCCGACGTCAAATCGACGTAAGTTTTGTCAAAAACTCTGCAATGTGCTCTGCAAAACGATTTTCGACCTGTTTTTCGTCTCTTGAAACCACACCGTAAGATGTTTCATTTCAAGAGTTTACAAAAGTCGGGACGGCGAGATTCGAACTCACGACCTCTTGACCCCCAGTCAAGCGCGCTACCAGACTGCGCTACGCCCCGATCCCACCCTCAAACAGGCCAGATGCCTGCCAAACAGCGGAGGGGAATCGTAGTCGTGGCCGGTTCCTGGTGTCAATCCGACCCACCCGCCGGCCGCGAGGTGCGGGAGGAGACCTGGTATTGGGAGTGGGAGCGGCTCGGGACGGGGTGCTGAGAGATTTGTCAATGGTCATTTGTCATTGGCCATTGAAGAAGCGGTCAGCTTTCAGCCGTCAGCGATCAGCAAGTAAGGGACTGAGAGTTGAACGATCTTTCCGACTCCCTGATCTCTGAATCCTGGCCTCTGACCCCTTTTCCTCTGGCTCTGGACCCTCGACTCTCGACACTCGACTCAACGCTGATAAATCGGTAGAAACGCGCGGTCGAGTTGGAGGACCGTGGCGTTGATCGCGGTTACATACACGTTCCCCACCTGACCGTCCTGCCAGCTGCCATCGGCCGACTGCGTTGCCAGCAGCACCTGTTTGAGCTCGCCGTAATACTTTGGCCAGAGAGCCTCGTCGCGGTACATCACCTGGGCGTAGTAGTAGTGCAGGTAGTGCCAGTGCCCGAAGCCGTTGGTGCGGATTGCTCCCCCTTGCGGCCAGATGTTGTTCTTGCAGAACTCGAGCATCTTCCGCACGTCTTCAGACTCGCCGTAATCGCCGGCGCTGTACATGCTGGCCACGGCGGCTGCGGTGATCGGCGCCCGGGCACCGCCGCCGCGGATGCTGTAGTTGATCCCGCCGTCGACCGTCATGCAGGCGTTGATGTACTGCTTCGCCCGATCGATGATTTCGCGAGGAACCGGAATACCAGCGTTGCGGCACGCCCGTAGTCCCTGTACCTGAGTCACGCAGGTGGAACCTTCGTCGAAGTCGTTGCCGTCTCTGGCGGAGACATAGCCCCACCCTCCCCGGCTCGTCTGGGCTTCAGCACTGAACCGCACGGCCCGTTCCAGCACCTGGCGGATCTGCCGACGCCGTTCCTCGTCTTCTTCTTCGCCATAAACCTCAGACAGGAACAGCATCGAGAAGCCGTGACCATATGTATAGTGGTAGTCGTCGGCGTAGCCGATCAGTCCGCCAGGCTGAGCGGTGTCGAGCAGAAAGTCGACCGCACGGCTGACATTACGGGCGTACTTGCCACGGGTGGTGGTCGATCCTTCGGCGAGAAGCGCCATGGCGCACAAGGCGGTCATCGCCACGCGGTACTGACCGCTGTTCGCTTCCCAGTACCCCTGCCGCCGCTGTTCTCTGGCGAGGTAAT
Encoded proteins:
- a CDS encoding prenyltransferase/squalene oxidase repeat-containing protein: MRIALACLLLWQPAAMRPAMALDTDPQVERSVTRALDYLAREQRRQGYWEANSGQYRVAMTALCAMALLAEGSTTTRGKYARNVSRAVDFLLDTAQPGGLIGYADDYHYTYGHGFSMLFLSEVYGEEEDEERRRQIRQVLERAVRFSAEAQTSRGGWGYVSARDGNDFDEGSTCVTQVQGLRACRNAGIPVPREIIDRAKQYINACMTVDGGINYSIRGGGARAPITAAAVASMYSAGDYGESEDVRKMLEFCKNNIWPQGGAIRTNGFGHWHYLHYYYAQVMYRDEALWPKYYGELKQVLLATQSADGSWQDGQVGNVYVTAINATVLQLDRAFLPIYQR